In one Brienomyrus brachyistius isolate T26 chromosome 7, BBRACH_0.4, whole genome shotgun sequence genomic region, the following are encoded:
- the wdr36 gene encoding WD repeat-containing protein 36, protein MSSGSTKGSAIFSGFRALGLYSNHLAHVVRYHKKHQQFYVVTAVGKCFHTYNVKKLGIVAVSNALPEDITCLAADRMLVFVAHGKLVTAFARNKEVVHTYTGHGADVHLLQPFGDHIISVDRNNVVIVWDVQSEDEYLQMAHDKASFEISAVMHPSTYLNKILLGSCQGSLQLWNVKSNKLLYTFTGWGSEVTVLQQAPAVDVVGVGMVSGHIVLHNIKYDESLMKFQQDWGPVTALSFRTDGHPVMAAGSPIGHIGLWDLEDKKLIGQMRDSHSTAIAGLTFVHTEPLLISNGADNAIRMWIFDTLGGGGRLLRCRTGHSAPPTKIKHYGQNGQQILSAGQDGTLQSFSCVHERFNKNLGHGSINKKKSKKKGLKLDTMKLPAIMTFAAETARQSDWDGIIACHRGYLITTTWNYQKTSMGAHKLEPERFDKNRALNVQATVVDITSCGNFAVVGLSSGHIDVYNMQSGIHRGHYGDSKAHDGPVRGIAVDGLNQLTVSAGADRLVKLWKFKSKELLHAVTLGASPSRTLLHRDSELLAIALDDFTLNVMDLETRRIVRKFPGHRGQINDMTFSPDGRWLVTAAMDCTIRTWDLPTGVMVDCFLVDAAVVSLSMSPTGDFLASAHVDSLGVYLWSNKALYSMVSLRPLPSDFEPSVVVLPGTCPVPDDVSDEDIDTSSDTMIDYVSKQQLDEQLVTLSLLPDSRWKNLLNLDIIKKRNKPKEPPKVPKAAPFFIPTIPGLMPQFAALEDPSAKEQSKVVNFGVLPQKSNFFLQLEDAWVTNDYATPPQLLKDMGPSAIDMELRALAPDMNGALEQMQAFLRMVGAMLDSKRDFDLAQAYLALFLKLHLRLVSQESALMDEALKVLQRLEGTWMDMQTLFNQSLCLLAYTKSALL, encoded by the exons ATGTCTTCGGGAAGCACGAAAGGAAGTGCTATTTTTTCCGGTTTCAGGGCCTTGGGGCTTTACTCAAACCATCTGGCGCACGTTGTGCGGTACCACAAGAAGCATCAGCAGTTCTACGTGGTAACGGCGGTGGGGAAGTGCTTCCACACCTACAAT GTCAAGAAACTTGGAATCGTTGCTGTTA GCAATGCCCTTCCTGAAGATATTACCTGCTTGGCAGCTGATAGGATGTTGGTCTTTGTTGCGCATGGAAAACTAGTTACTGCCTTTGCCAGGAACAAAGAG GTTGTTCACACCTACACCGGCCATGGGGCGGATGTGCATCTTCTGCAGCCTTTTGGAGATCACATCATTTCTGTGGACCGGAACAATGTTGTCATTGTTTGGGATGTTCAGTCTGAAG ATGAATACCTGCAGATGGCACATGACAAAGCATCCTTTGAAATTTCCGCCGTCATGCATCCAAGCACCTACCTGAACAAAATCCTGCTCGGAAGCTGTCAAGGGAgtcttcagctgtggaatgtCAAGTCAAA CAAACTCCTGTACACCTTCACAGGATGGGGCTCTGAAGTAACGGTGCTACAGCAG GCACCTGCTGTGGACGTCGTGGGCGTTGGGATGGTGTCCGGTCACATTGTGCTACACAACATCAAGTACGATGAGTCACTCATGAAGTTCCAGCAAGACTGGGGCCCCGTTACAGCGCTGTCGTTTCGCACAG ATGGTCACCCAGTGATGGCTGCGGGGAGCCCTATTGGCCACATTGGGCTGTGGGACCTGGAAGACAAGAAGCTGATTGGTCAGATGCGAGACTCTCACAGTACAGCCATTGCGGGCTTGACGTTTGTCCACACAGAGCCTCTTCTCATCAGCAACGGGGCGGACAATGCCATTCGG ATGTGGATATTTGACACCCTTGGTGGAGGTGGGCGTCTCCTTCGTTGCCGAACTGGACACAGTGCCCCGCCCACGAAGATCAAGCATTATGGTCAGAATGGACAGCAGATTCTCAGTGCCG GTCAGGATGGCACACTACAGTCCTTCTCTTGTGTGCACGAGAGGTTCAATAAGAATCTGGGACATG GTTCCATCAACAAGAAGAAATCCAAGAAGAAGGGGCTGAAGCTCGACACTATGAAGCTGCCCGCCATCATGACGTTTGCTGCAG AGACTGCCCGTCAGAGTGACTGGGATGGAATTATAGCCTGTCACCGTGGTTACCTCATCACCACCACCTGGAACTACCAGAAGACCTCTATGGGAGCTCACAAACTGGAGCCTGAACGTTTCGACAAGAATCGTGCCCTCAATGTCCAGGCCACG GTGGTGGACATTACATCCTGTGGTAACTTTGCAGTGGTGGGGCTCTCCTCTGGACATATCGATGTGTACAACATGCAGTCAGGCATCCACAGAGGTCACTATGGCGACAGCAAAG cacACGACGGACCAGTACGCGGCATTGCAGTCGATGGCCTCAACCAGCTGACCGTGAGCGCTGGAGCGGACAGGCTGGTGAAGCTCTGGAAGTTCAAATCAAAGGAACTGCTTCATGCTGTCACCCTGGGTGCCTCTCCTTCCAGAACCCTGTTACACAGGGACAG TGAATTGCTAGCCATTGCTCTTGATGACTTCACTCTCAACGTCATGGATCTGGAGACGAGGAGGATCGTTCGCAAGTTCCCTGGTCACCGTGGACAGATCAACGATATG ACCTTCAGTCCTGATGGTCGCTGGTTGGTGACGGCCGCTATGGACTGTACCATCAGGACATGGGACCTGCCCACAGGAGT CATGGTGGACTGTTTTCTGGTAGATGCCGCTGtggtcagcctcagcatgtctcccACAGGGGATTTCCTGGCCTCTGCACACGTGGACAGTCTAGGAGTATACTTATG GTCTAACAAAGCACTATACAGCATGGTCTCCCTACGCCCGCTGCCATCAGACTTTGAGCCCTCAGTGGTTGTGCTTCCTGGAACCTGCCCCGTTCCAg ACGATGTCAGTGATGAAGATATAGACACGAGCAGCGACACGATGATCGACTATGTCTCGAAGCAGCAGCTTGATGAACAGTTGGTGACTCTGTCTCTTCTGCCGGATTCCAGATGGAAGAACCTGTTGAATCTCGATATTATTAAG aaacGTAACAAACCCAAGGAGCCGCCCAAGGTGCCCAAAGCTGCTCCCTTCTTCATTCCCACCATCCCAGGGCTCATGCCCCAGTTCGCTGCCTTGGAGGACCCCAGTGCCAAAGAACAG TCAAAAGTTGTGAATTTTGGAGTTCTGCCCCAGAAGTCAAATTTCTTCCTCCAACTAGAAGACGCCTGGGTCACCAACGACT ATGCCACCCCCCCGCAGCTTCTCAAAGATATGGGGCCCTCAGCCATCGATATGGAGTTGCGGGCTCTGGCTCCAGATATGAACGGGGCCCTGGAGCAGATGCAGGCCTTCCTGAGAATGGTTGGCGCCATGCTGGACTCAAAGAGGGACTTTGACCTCGCGCAGGCCTACTTAGCCCTCTTCCTCAAG CTGCACCTCCGGCTTGTTTCTCAGGAATCGGCGCTGATGGACGAGGCGCTGAAGGTCCTGCAGAGATTGGAGGGAACGTGGATGGACATGCAGACACTCTTTAACCAGAGCCTCTGCTTGCTGGCCTACACCAAgagtgcactgctgtga